From the genome of Haloplanus vescus:
ACCCGCCAAGCGCGGCGACGACGGGGACGGCGTAGAACACGAGGTTCGCGCGAATCGCGCCGGCCGCGTCGAGCAAGCCGAAGTACGCGATGTAGGCGACGGCGCCCGCGAGCAGGCCCACGTACGCGAGTGCGAGGATTGCCTCGGTGTTCCACGTGATGGTGCGTGCGGACTCGCCAGCCGTCCAACTGAGGAAGTGACAGAGGACGGCGGCGAAGGGCAGGCCCCACGCGGTGCGGGCAGTGCTGGAGAGCGACCCGCCGGCCCAGCGGATGAGGACGCTCCCCAGCGCACCGGCGACGGCGCCCGCGAGCAGGATGGCCTTCCCGACGCCGAGGTCGAGGAGCATCGCGGGGTCGGGATTGACCACGAGCGCCACGCCCACGAATCCGAGCGCCATGCCCGCGAGGCCGCGTCGCGAGAGGCGCTCGTCCGCCAGCACGAGTGCGGCGAAGACGGGCGTCAGAATCGGGTTGAGGCTGAAGACGATGGCGGCGACAGCGCTCGTCGTGTGCGTCTGCCCCACGAACAGGAGGGCGTTCGTCAGGCCGATGGCGAGGACGCCCGTCGCCAACACGCCAGCCACGTCCCGCGGCGTGCGCGGAAGGAGTTCGCCACGCGGCGTCGTCGCCGCGGCGTACGCGAGGAGGGCGACGGCCGCGATATCGAACCGAAGGGCGACGAAGAGCAGCGGCGGGAAGTAGTCGAGCCCAGCCTTCACCGCGACGAACGTCCCCCCGAAGAGGACGCTGGCGACGACGAACGCGCCGAGCGACCGGCGGTCTGCCGTCGTCACTCCGCACCCTCCCGACCGTCGCGTTCGCGCGTCGATACCGAATCCGAAATCCACAGAGAGCCGTGCATATCTACACGTACGAGCTGCCGACGTATAGTTTAATTCGTAAAAATTTTCACGGCAAGAAAGGCTCGCACTCCCCGTGTCGGTACACACGGCGTGAAATAGTTTCACGGGGCGAAAACGGTTTGCCGGCTCGGAGAGCAG
Proteins encoded in this window:
- a CDS encoding DMT family transporter, whose protein sequence is MTTADRRSLGAFVVASVLFGGTFVAVKAGLDYFPPLLFVALRFDIAAVALLAYAAATTPRGELLPRTPRDVAGVLATGVLAIGLTNALLFVGQTHTTSAVAAIVFSLNPILTPVFAALVLADERLSRRGLAGMALGFVGVALVVNPDPAMLLDLGVGKAILLAGAVAGALGSVLIRWAGGSLSSTARTAWGLPFAAVLCHFLSWTAGESARTITWNTEAILALAYVGLLAGAVAYIAYFGLLDAAGAIRANLVFYAVPVVAALGGWALLGEVVSQLAVGGFVTIFVGFAVLGSESIDVRAALDRLRDRAGDSVDVLDADALDVDDSTCVDIDSD